From a region of the Paenibacillus lutimineralis genome:
- a CDS encoding DUF5590 domain-containing protein has protein sequence MKNRTKWILLSIVILLIIFFGLYRFYLYIQEDIWQGENAAVALARQETGLVESEKVWKSVWDEVCWVVQGKNADGVEVMVWLPEGKAAVEKPLSEGVSEPEIRRIIQDQLPGINIVRLTPGIYNNQYVWQLFYKDNSHYYYRFYSFSNGESLSEMFTLPNR, from the coding sequence TTGAAGAATAGAACCAAATGGATTCTGCTCTCCATTGTGATCCTGCTGATCATCTTCTTTGGCCTTTACCGCTTCTATTTATATATTCAAGAGGATATTTGGCAGGGAGAGAATGCGGCGGTAGCACTGGCCAGACAAGAGACCGGGCTTGTTGAATCGGAAAAGGTGTGGAAGTCGGTCTGGGATGAGGTGTGCTGGGTCGTTCAAGGTAAAAATGCGGACGGCGTAGAGGTCATGGTCTGGCTGCCCGAAGGGAAAGCAGCAGTAGAGAAACCCTTATCCGAAGGGGTATCCGAGCCGGAGATTCGTAGGATTATACAAGATCAGTTGCCTGGAATCAATATTGTTAGATTGACTCCGGGTATATATAACAATCAATATGTATGGCAATTGTTCTATAAAGATAATTCACATTATTATTACCGTTTCTATAGTTTCAGCAATGGTGAGTCGTTATCAGAAATGTTCACATTGCCAAATCGTTAG
- a CDS encoding AAA family ATPase: MRKRITEMIIGVVPVLLIFLAFIGVNILPLVFIGLIVGGLFILAKMRGGIAVGAAQDRRRRKNGPAKLTFAEIGGQESAKQELIEALDFMVRYEEITKFGIRPIKGILLTGPPGTGKTLLAKAAAQYTNSVFVAASGSEFVEMYVGVGASRIRDLFKDARTRAAKENKESAVIFIDEIDVIGGKREGGQQREYDQTLNQLLTEMDGIYTSDTPRILLIAATNRKEMLDNALLRPGRFDRHIQVDLPDKRGRGHILQLHAQNKPLAEHVDLEKVAEETYGFSGAQLESVMNEAAIYAMRESEELITQLHLSLAIDKVMLGEKTDRESTVEEKRRVAVHELGHAVAAEVVSPGSVNQVVLSPRGRALGYVRHNPQDEKYLYTKDYLEGQIIVALAGAAAEEIYYGGRSTGSSNDFEQALNIVQTMMTSGLTSLGIMNMDMMTKEVLMRENSRILDELAAKSKQILIDHSAIFDNSLEILLKEERLSGEQFRCQFSEISNLPA, encoded by the coding sequence ATGCGTAAGAGAATAACGGAAATGATCATTGGCGTAGTACCCGTACTGCTTATTTTTCTAGCATTTATCGGCGTTAATATATTGCCTTTGGTATTCATCGGCTTGATCGTTGGCGGTTTGTTCATTCTGGCCAAGATGCGCGGCGGAATTGCCGTAGGTGCAGCACAAGATCGTAGACGCAGAAAGAATGGACCGGCAAAGCTGACGTTCGCAGAGATCGGTGGCCAGGAGAGCGCTAAGCAAGAATTGATCGAGGCGCTTGATTTCATGGTCCGTTATGAAGAAATAACGAAATTCGGTATCCGGCCGATCAAAGGCATCCTGCTTACAGGGCCGCCGGGAACGGGGAAGACGCTGCTGGCTAAAGCCGCCGCCCAATACACGAATTCCGTGTTCGTGGCCGCTTCCGGTAGTGAATTTGTTGAAATGTATGTCGGGGTTGGGGCAAGCCGGATCCGCGATTTATTCAAAGATGCGCGTACCCGTGCCGCGAAGGAAAATAAAGAAAGTGCCGTTATCTTCATCGATGAGATTGATGTGATAGGCGGTAAGCGCGAGGGTGGACAGCAGCGTGAATACGATCAGACACTGAACCAACTGTTGACGGAGATGGATGGGATCTATACTTCGGATACACCTCGTATTCTGTTAATCGCAGCCACCAACCGCAAAGAGATGCTCGACAATGCCCTATTACGTCCAGGTCGATTTGACCGTCATATTCAAGTCGATCTTCCCGACAAAAGAGGGCGTGGGCACATCCTTCAGCTTCATGCTCAGAATAAGCCACTGGCCGAGCATGTAGATCTGGAGAAGGTAGCCGAGGAGACATATGGCTTCTCGGGTGCGCAATTGGAGAGCGTGATGAACGAAGCAGCGATCTATGCGATGCGTGAATCCGAGGAACTGATCACACAGCTGCATCTGTCGCTAGCAATCGATAAGGTCATGCTTGGGGAGAAGACGGATCGTGAGTCAACCGTGGAAGAGAAGCGACGGGTTGCTGTGCATGAGCTTGGCCATGCCGTTGCTGCCGAGGTTGTCTCGCCAGGTAGCGTCAATCAGGTCGTCTTAAGTCCGCGCGGTCGGGCGCTCGGCTATGTTCGACATAATCCGCAGGATGAGAAATATTTATATACCAAAGATTATCTTGAAGGACAGATTATCGTTGCGCTGGCGGGAGCAGCGGCGGAGGAAATCTATTACGGAGGACGAAGCACGGGTTCAAGTAATGACTTTGAGCAGGCCTTGAACATTGTTCAGACGATGATGACATCCGGCCTTACCTCTTTGGGAATTATGAATATGGATATGATGACGAAGGAAGTGCTCATGAGAGAGAATTCCAGAATACTGGATGAGCTTGCTGCCAAGTCCAAGCAAATTCTAATCGACCATTCGGCGATATTCGACAATTCCTTAGAAATCCTTTTAAAGGAAGAAAGACTGTCTGGGGAACAATTCCGATGTCAATTTAGTGAAATCAGTAATTTACCGGCATAA
- a CDS encoding redox-sensing transcriptional repressor Rex, with the protein MKSEKISDAVVRRLPVYLRFLNELSHREVLTVSSQELGQKLDLNPAQIRKDLAYFGDFGRKGIGYDVSYLIEKIRQILNLDQQINVALVGAGNLGQALSNYNTYVKDNMRIIAVFDANPDKIGKKVKDITIQPIEELEQTVRDKHIQIGIITVPDVEAQRVADQLVAAGIGAILNFAPTIIKVPSDVRIHAADFTTDLISLAYYLQSGKELPENES; encoded by the coding sequence ATGAAATCAGAAAAAATTTCAGATGCGGTTGTACGCAGATTGCCTGTATACTTGCGGTTTCTTAATGAATTAAGCCATCGCGAGGTCTTGACGGTTTCTTCCCAGGAGCTCGGACAGAAGCTGGATCTAAATCCAGCCCAAATCCGCAAAGATCTCGCTTATTTCGGCGACTTTGGTCGGAAGGGGATCGGGTATGACGTCTCATACTTGATCGAGAAAATACGGCAAATTCTGAATTTGGACCAGCAGATTAACGTGGCTCTCGTCGGAGCTGGTAATCTGGGACAAGCCTTGTCCAATTACAATACGTACGTGAAGGATAATATGCGGATTATCGCAGTCTTTGACGCCAACCCGGACAAGATCGGCAAGAAGGTCAAAGACATTACGATTCAGCCGATCGAGGAGCTGGAGCAGACGGTAAGAGACAAGCATATTCAGATCGGAATTATTACGGTACCTGATGTGGAGGCGCAGCGCGTTGCCGACCAGCTTGTTGCCGCAGGTATAGGGGCAATTCTCAACTTTGCGCCCACAATCATCAAGGTTCCTTCTGACGTGCGTATCCATGCGGCAGATTTCACAACAGACCTTATTAGTCTTGCTTATTATTTGCAGAGTGGAAAGGAATTACCGGAAAATGAGTCGTAA
- a CDS encoding amidohydrolase yields MSRKWLIKNGTFAVLDEKSPIVHGYMLIEGNTISYIGEERPEGVEGAETYDGKGLLFMPGLVNSHGHTAMSLLRGYGDDMVLQEWLEQKMWPMEAKFTPEDVYWGASLSVLEMVKGGTTTFLDMYDHMDQVGKVVEESGIRGVLTRGVIGLCPPELQDQKLAEAIRIARDWHGKAEGRITTMMSPHAPYTCPPDYIERFVQAAHDLNLPLHTHMSETRAEVQQNVDQYGVRPVQHLLNLGFFSRPSLVAHAVHLTDEEIEILAAHKVAISHNPGSNLKLASGVARVPELLKAGVTVSLGTDGPASNNNLDMFEEIRLAALIHKGVSGDPTAVPALEALRMGTEYGAKSLYLNNTGKLAAGMKADMIAVNTDQAHFLPRTDYISHIVYSAGPKDVEHVWVDGKQIIRHGECLTLDEERIRYEAQTAFEGLLGR; encoded by the coding sequence ATGAGTCGTAAATGGTTGATTAAGAATGGTACATTTGCAGTGCTGGACGAGAAAAGTCCGATCGTCCATGGCTATATGCTGATCGAAGGAAATACGATTTCTTATATCGGCGAGGAGCGGCCTGAGGGCGTAGAAGGTGCGGAGACTTATGATGGCAAAGGCCTGCTCTTCATGCCGGGCCTCGTCAATTCACACGGGCATACGGCGATGTCATTGCTGCGTGGTTACGGAGACGATATGGTCCTTCAGGAATGGCTAGAGCAGAAGATGTGGCCGATGGAGGCGAAATTCACTCCTGAGGATGTATATTGGGGTGCTTCTTTATCTGTGCTGGAAATGGTCAAAGGTGGAACTACGACCTTCCTAGATATGTACGATCATATGGATCAAGTGGGTAAGGTTGTTGAGGAATCGGGCATCCGCGGTGTTCTAACACGCGGTGTTATCGGTCTCTGTCCGCCTGAACTGCAGGATCAGAAGCTGGCCGAAGCGATTCGCATTGCTCGTGATTGGCACGGGAAGGCCGAAGGACGGATTACAACAATGATGTCGCCGCATGCTCCGTACACATGCCCGCCGGATTATATTGAGAGGTTTGTGCAGGCAGCGCATGATCTTAATTTGCCATTACACACACATATGTCCGAGACACGAGCGGAGGTCCAACAAAATGTTGACCAGTATGGCGTACGTCCTGTTCAACATCTGCTTAACCTGGGCTTCTTCTCCCGTCCATCTCTGGTAGCTCATGCGGTGCATCTGACCGATGAAGAGATTGAGATTCTTGCCGCCCACAAGGTGGCAATCTCTCATAACCCGGGCAGCAACCTTAAGCTGGCTAGCGGGGTAGCGCGGGTACCGGAGCTTCTGAAAGCAGGCGTTACGGTGTCGCTAGGTACAGATGGCCCAGCGAGCAACAACAATCTCGACATGTTCGAGGAGATCAGGCTGGCCGCTTTAATCCATAAAGGGGTGTCCGGCGATCCGACGGCCGTACCTGCTCTTGAAGCTCTTCGTATGGGAACAGAGTATGGAGCGAAATCGCTCTACTTGAACAATACGGGCAAGTTGGCAGCTGGAATGAAGGCCGACATGATCGCCGTAAATACAGACCAAGCTCACTTCTTGCCGCGGACTGATTATATCTCTCATATCGTCTATTCAGCAGGTCCCAAGGACGTAGAGCATGTATGGGTCGATGGCAAGCAGATTATCCGTCACGGTGAATGTTTGACGCTGGATGAGGAGCGCATTCGTTATGAGGCGCAAACGGCCTTTGAAGGACTTCTCGGTCGGTAA